In Rutidosis leptorrhynchoides isolate AG116_Rl617_1_P2 chromosome 2, CSIRO_AGI_Rlap_v1, whole genome shotgun sequence, one genomic interval encodes:
- the LOC139891792 gene encoding uncharacterized protein isoform X2 produces the protein MRGGWSRIWFIMLLLLLLVSRFSHIQAQPTTTTQQEVRQLSDDTVRPDPLENLKKYKGGYDITNIHYWSSTAYTGIAGYVMGALWLLCGLVYGIFLLSTPICCKTNRKLVKKQKKPASHKQYYLWHIILADFFTLLAIVGTGLVLGGNAKFHSRADKIIDIIIDTADGASETIYNTTGAMKMTQTNLQGTNVEPSTTRFLQSTSRQLNSTANDIQYQARKNRHKIDLGLRILYIVSSVIFALNLVAVIALTVVGVIKLRRALHILIVLCWLITVLCWVFFGAYFFLSRFAGDTCTALEDFQQDPYNNSLSSILPCDELLSAESALTDVSAGVFNLVTQINANISRIQQDSSFGVCNPFSGPPEYNYQPNNCSENDIKIGDIPELLRLITCVDPVNGVCNGGIPISGNDFRTAVAYTSSIQILLNSYPGMESLLHCQTVKDAFSEIVENHCKPVKRDVKIVWAGLLFLSIVMVFLVLTWTVEAYLERNYRFSDGSVKPHHHVDSDNMIIESGRIEETEKDGVNSHQQKV, from the exons ATGAGAGGCGGATGGAGCAGAATTTGGTTCATAATGCTACTACTACTACTTTTGGTTTCAAGGTTTTCTCATATTCAGGCACAACCTACTACCACTACTCAACAAG AAGTGAGGCAGTTATCAGATGACACGGTTAGGCCTGACCCCTTGGAAAACCTTAAAAAATACAAGGGAGGATATGACATTACCAATATTCATTACTGGAGT TCAACTGCATATACAGGAATAGCAGGATATGTAATGGGTGCCTTATGGCTCTTATGTGGCCTTGTATATGGAATATTCCTTTTGTCAACGCCCATTTGTTGCAAAACAAACAGGAAACTGGTAAAGAAACAAAAGAAACCAGCATCCCACAAGCAATATTACCTATGGCATATTATTCTTGCAGATTTTTTCACATTACTTGCCAT AGTTGGAACAGGGTTAGTACTTGGAGGGAATGCAAAATTTCATTCGAGGGCTGATAAGATAATAGATATCATCATTGATACAGCTGATGGTGCTTCAGAGACAATATATAATACAACTGGAGCAATGAAAATGACACAAACCAACTTACAAGGAACAAATGTTGAACCAAGCACCACACGCTTTCTTCAATCCACTTCTAGGCAGCTTAACTCTACAGCTAATGATATACAATATCAAGCTAGAAAGAATCGGCATAAGATTGATTTAGGTCTTCGTATTCT GTACATTGTAAGTAGTGTCATCTTCGCACTGAATTTGGTTGCTGTGATTGCCTTAACAG TTGTTGGAGTCATTAAACTAAGGCGAGCTCTTCACAT ATTGATTGTGCTGTGTTGGTTAATCACCGTTCTCTGTTGGGTGTTCTTCGGGGCGTACTTTTTCTTATCAAG ATTTGCGGGTGATACATGCACTGCCCTTGAAGATTTTCAACAAGATCCTTACAACAACAGCTTGAGTTCAATCCTTCCTTGTGATGAACTGCTTTCGGCAGAATCTGCCCTTACTGATGTCAGCGCCGGAGTTTTCAACCTAGTCACTCAG ATTAATGCAAACATATCTCGAATACAACAAGATTCGTCTTTTGGAGTATGCAATCCGTTCTCAGGGCCACCAGAGTACAATTACCAGCCAAACAACTGCTCAGAGAATGATATTAAGATAGGCGACATCCCTGAG cTGTTAAGATTGATCACTTGTGTGGACCCCGTGAACGGAGTATGCAACGGAGGTATTCCAATTTCAGGAAACGACTTCAGGACAGCGGTTGCATACACAAGTTCAATTCAAATTCTTTTAAACTCTTATCCAGGAATGGAAAGTCTCCTTCATTGTCAAACAGTGAAAGACGCTTTCTCTGAAATCGTTGAAAATCATTGCAAACCTGTAAAAAGAGATGTAAAGATTGTATGGGCCGGACTATTGTTCCTATCGATTGTAATGGTGTTTTTAGTTCTTACTTGGACCGTTGAGGCATACCTTGAACGTAACTATCGGTTTTCAGATGGATCAGTGAAGCCTCATCATCATGTTGATAGTGACAATATGATTATTGAATCTGGAAGAATAGAAGAAACAGAAAAAGATGGGGTAAATAGTCATCAACAGAAGGTTTGA
- the LOC139891792 gene encoding uncharacterized protein isoform X1 codes for MRGGWSRIWFIMLLLLLLVSRFSHIQAQPTTTTQQVEVRQLSDDTVRPDPLENLKKYKGGYDITNIHYWSSTAYTGIAGYVMGALWLLCGLVYGIFLLSTPICCKTNRKLVKKQKKPASHKQYYLWHIILADFFTLLAIVGTGLVLGGNAKFHSRADKIIDIIIDTADGASETIYNTTGAMKMTQTNLQGTNVEPSTTRFLQSTSRQLNSTANDIQYQARKNRHKIDLGLRILYIVSSVIFALNLVAVIALTVVGVIKLRRALHILIVLCWLITVLCWVFFGAYFFLSRFAGDTCTALEDFQQDPYNNSLSSILPCDELLSAESALTDVSAGVFNLVTQINANISRIQQDSSFGVCNPFSGPPEYNYQPNNCSENDIKIGDIPELLRLITCVDPVNGVCNGGIPISGNDFRTAVAYTSSIQILLNSYPGMESLLHCQTVKDAFSEIVENHCKPVKRDVKIVWAGLLFLSIVMVFLVLTWTVEAYLERNYRFSDGSVKPHHHVDSDNMIIESGRIEETEKDGVNSHQQKV; via the exons ATGAGAGGCGGATGGAGCAGAATTTGGTTCATAATGCTACTACTACTACTTTTGGTTTCAAGGTTTTCTCATATTCAGGCACAACCTACTACCACTACTCAACAAG TAGAAGTGAGGCAGTTATCAGATGACACGGTTAGGCCTGACCCCTTGGAAAACCTTAAAAAATACAAGGGAGGATATGACATTACCAATATTCATTACTGGAGT TCAACTGCATATACAGGAATAGCAGGATATGTAATGGGTGCCTTATGGCTCTTATGTGGCCTTGTATATGGAATATTCCTTTTGTCAACGCCCATTTGTTGCAAAACAAACAGGAAACTGGTAAAGAAACAAAAGAAACCAGCATCCCACAAGCAATATTACCTATGGCATATTATTCTTGCAGATTTTTTCACATTACTTGCCAT AGTTGGAACAGGGTTAGTACTTGGAGGGAATGCAAAATTTCATTCGAGGGCTGATAAGATAATAGATATCATCATTGATACAGCTGATGGTGCTTCAGAGACAATATATAATACAACTGGAGCAATGAAAATGACACAAACCAACTTACAAGGAACAAATGTTGAACCAAGCACCACACGCTTTCTTCAATCCACTTCTAGGCAGCTTAACTCTACAGCTAATGATATACAATATCAAGCTAGAAAGAATCGGCATAAGATTGATTTAGGTCTTCGTATTCT GTACATTGTAAGTAGTGTCATCTTCGCACTGAATTTGGTTGCTGTGATTGCCTTAACAG TTGTTGGAGTCATTAAACTAAGGCGAGCTCTTCACAT ATTGATTGTGCTGTGTTGGTTAATCACCGTTCTCTGTTGGGTGTTCTTCGGGGCGTACTTTTTCTTATCAAG ATTTGCGGGTGATACATGCACTGCCCTTGAAGATTTTCAACAAGATCCTTACAACAACAGCTTGAGTTCAATCCTTCCTTGTGATGAACTGCTTTCGGCAGAATCTGCCCTTACTGATGTCAGCGCCGGAGTTTTCAACCTAGTCACTCAG ATTAATGCAAACATATCTCGAATACAACAAGATTCGTCTTTTGGAGTATGCAATCCGTTCTCAGGGCCACCAGAGTACAATTACCAGCCAAACAACTGCTCAGAGAATGATATTAAGATAGGCGACATCCCTGAG cTGTTAAGATTGATCACTTGTGTGGACCCCGTGAACGGAGTATGCAACGGAGGTATTCCAATTTCAGGAAACGACTTCAGGACAGCGGTTGCATACACAAGTTCAATTCAAATTCTTTTAAACTCTTATCCAGGAATGGAAAGTCTCCTTCATTGTCAAACAGTGAAAGACGCTTTCTCTGAAATCGTTGAAAATCATTGCAAACCTGTAAAAAGAGATGTAAAGATTGTATGGGCCGGACTATTGTTCCTATCGATTGTAATGGTGTTTTTAGTTCTTACTTGGACCGTTGAGGCATACCTTGAACGTAACTATCGGTTTTCAGATGGATCAGTGAAGCCTCATCATCATGTTGATAGTGACAATATGATTATTGAATCTGGAAGAATAGAAGAAACAGAAAAAGATGGGGTAAATAGTCATCAACAGAAGGTTTGA
- the LOC139891793 gene encoding pentatricopeptide repeat-containing protein At5g59600-like codes for MKYPFISNNAPFSSQYVATVLQKCLKSKSLTPCKQIHALILTSGIDMNSFSLHSKLVGVYASCGCFTSANSMFQITPNLNVFAYNWMISALTFNGYFKEAIKFFTLLQKSRVCVPNTFTFLFLLKCCVGLRDINKGKSVHCVIYKLGLQFDPQFVNGLIDMYCKCGYVFYARKLFDKMPEPDVVSCTNMISAYSNAGWVQESLVLFQRMKLKGLEPNEFTWNALITGFAKIGDCDGALTLFTEMRHAGLVPDVVTWNAIVSGFVQSQQTIKAVEIFRDMLVAGVNPNPVTITGLLPAIGSIGSVNSGREIHGLICRTDMYDNVFVASALIDMYSKCGCVNHARNVFDTIPSKNIASWNSMIGCYGKHGMADSAIDLLDKMEEEKIKPNQVTLTCVLASCSHSGLVNKGLTIFKSMRESQRVEIRVEHYACVIDILCRSGKIEEAYDLLQELNTKVTDSMLGAFLNGCVVYNRSDLAKKMANVIKMEFKRPGGFVTLSNIYAGEGEWAKVERLRNIMKLQSIHKQFGFSSVVKNV; via the coding sequence ATGAAATACCCGTTTATCTCAAATAATGCCCCATTTTCTTCACAGTATGTTGCCACTGTACTTCAAAAATGTTTGAAATCAAAATCCTTAACACCATGCAAACAAATTCATGCGTTAATTCTAACGTCAGGCATTGACATGAACTCATTCTCCCTACATTCAAAATTAGTGGGTGTCTACGCAAGCTGTGGCTGTTTCACTTCTGCTAATTCAATGTTCCAAATCACTCCTAATTTAAATGTTTTTGCATACAATTGGATGATTTCAGCTTTAACATTTAATGGGTATTTCAAAGAAGCTATAAAGTTCTTTACTTTACTTCAGAAATCAAGAGTTTGTGTTCCTAATACTTTTActtttttgtttttattaaaatgttGTGTTGGTTTAAGGGATATAAACAAAGGTAAATCGGTTCACTGTGTGATTTATAAATTGGGGCTGCAATTTGATCCACAATTTGTAAATGGTTTGATTGATATGTATTGTAAATGTGGGTATGTATTTTACGCACGTAAACTGTTCGATAAAATGCCTGAACCAGATGTCGTGTCTTGTACGAATATGATTTCTGCATATTCTAACGCTGGATGGGTCCAGGAATCATTAGTGTTGTTTCAAAGGATGAAATTAAAAGGATTGGAACCTAATGAGTTCACTTGGAATGCATTGATTACGGGGTTTGCTAAAATTGGTGATTGTGATGGAGCGTTAACTTTGTTTACTGAAATGAGGCACGCTGGTTTAGTTCCTGATGTAGTTACTTGGAATGCTATTGTTTCTGGTTTTGTACAAAGTCAACAAACTATTAAAGCAGTAGAAATATTTAGAGACATGTTGGTAGCTGGGGTTAATCCCAACCCGGTGACCATCACTGGTTTACTCCCTGCAATTGGATCCATTGGATCGGTTAATAGCGGGAGAGAAATTCACGGATTAATCTGTAGAACAGATATGTATGACAATGTATTTGTTGCTAGTGCACTTATCGATATGTACTCAAAATGTGGATGTGTGAATCATGCAAGAAACGTGTTTGACACCATACCGTCCAAAAACATAgcttcatggaattcaatgatcggATGTTATGGAAAACACGGGATGGCTGATTCCGCCATTGATTTGTTAGACAAAATGGAAGAAGAAAAAATAAAGCCAAATCAAGTGACATTGACATGTGTTCTTGCTTCTTGTAGTCATAGTGGGTTGGTAAACAAAGGTTTGACTATATTTAAGTCAATGAGAGAAAGTCAACGGGTTGAGATAAGAGTAGAGCATTATGCTTGTGTTATTGATATTCTTTGTCGTTCTGGGAAGATTGAAGAAGCGTACGATTTGTTGCAAGAGTTGAATACAAAAGTGACTGATTCAATGCTTGGTGCGTTCTTAAACGGGTGTGTGGTTTATAATAGGTCAGATTTGGCTAAAAAAATGGCTAATGTGATAAAGATGGAGTTTAAGAGACCTGGAGGGTTcgttactctgtctaatatttatGCTGGTGAAGGAGAGTGGGCAAAAGTTGAGAGGTTGAGAAATATAATGAAGTTACAAAGTATTCATAAGCAATTTGGATTCAGTTCTGTTGTTAAAAATGTATAA